In Pseudomonas cavernicola, the following proteins share a genomic window:
- a CDS encoding sugar transferase, which produces MLKRLFDIVASAWGLLLLSPVILVVAWQIRRKLGSPVLFRQLRPGLNGKPFEMIKFRTMRDAMDGNGNPLPDVERMTSFGSFLRSSSLDELPELWNVFKGDMSLVGPRPLLMEYLPLYNSGQYRRHEARPGVTGWAQINGRNTLSWEEKFKLDVWYVDNQSLWLDLKIIFLTVKKVLVRDGISAEGEVTMGKFRGVSLESSCHSRRQRTWQGGGRYRRVL; this is translated from the coding sequence ATGCTTAAACGCCTTTTCGATATTGTCGCTTCCGCCTGGGGCCTGCTTTTGCTTTCTCCTGTGATTCTTGTGGTGGCTTGGCAGATCCGCCGCAAGCTCGGTTCGCCGGTGCTGTTCCGTCAGCTGCGCCCCGGTTTGAACGGCAAACCGTTCGAGATGATCAAGTTTCGCACCATGCGCGATGCGATGGATGGCAACGGCAATCCGCTGCCGGATGTCGAACGTATGACATCGTTTGGCAGTTTTTTGCGTTCCAGCAGTCTGGATGAGCTGCCTGAACTGTGGAATGTGTTCAAGGGTGATATGAGTTTGGTCGGCCCGCGCCCGTTGCTGATGGAATACCTGCCGTTGTACAACTCTGGGCAATATCGCCGCCATGAGGCGCGCCCCGGCGTCACCGGCTGGGCGCAGATCAACGGCCGCAATACCCTGAGCTGGGAGGAAAAGTTCAAGTTGGATGTGTGGTATGTGGACAACCAGTCGTTATGGCTGGATCTTAAGATCATTTTCCTGACGGTGAAGAAGGTGCTGGTGCGTGATGGCATCAGCGCTGAAGGGGAGGTGACCATGGGCAAGTTCAGGGGAGTAAGTCTTGAATCGTCTTGCCATTCTCGGCGCCAGCGGACATGGCAAGGTGGTGGCCGATACCGCCGAGTGTTGTGA